The following coding sequences lie in one Notolabrus celidotus isolate fNotCel1 chromosome 20, fNotCel1.pri, whole genome shotgun sequence genomic window:
- the camsap3 gene encoding calmodulin-regulated spectrin-associated protein 3 isoform X2, whose amino-acid sequence MVDSPTMRKTFVVPDIKPLDLYDCTKAKICASVGWLLAKSYGSAENVPAELRDPFYCDQYEQEHLKPPVTRLLQSSELYCRTYSLILGGPGAESQPKDNAALVQLLTQRGLLSKEQDTPLTDADLRHKPIKMSAHLAMIDALMDVGAMETVTAVKSCGSAKLLGGASSWEDALLNWVNGLNQKLSESTEASQNDTPQAMTEPQPVQPSLRYRKDKILSKQKPIFPVVNEVKDLSSGCAVAAVIHYYCPGLLRLEDVCMKESMSVADSLYNLHFIREFCDSCLRSCCHLALEDFLYAPQELQVNLLSFLAELLSWFEVQRPEFVQPMDTLCGSTAGTPSTLSGNSTSPSIFKKPFLPISSPASEGVGKTWSKKPLSRPLSAVSFSIPFGLDSDVDIVMGNPVITRSVSSDQLNPAGQNMTRVPFSPPEDLSYLLSKPPGPSGPQRASWATQTPSIPRLAEENGLAASEAGELPTIEEALQIIHNESKMEPRLHPDGAPDGFYLHSPDDPASSRHNNNLAPISCSAPSRSGMMYRPSGESKEPTRTRHASECSRDDDSVLRDGSVDSDASEDLPKAQSTPSTPASAAQSARGHGKEASDSGVKMTSFAERKKKQITDSPKAGDPSSPQMTTWAQKSEESPDKSPQLSNEMSELGVRLEEKRKAIEAQKKRIEAIFAKHRQRLGKSAFLQLKKEQNEDENKGEGEEGPTSTSSTEEDLSRLTLEERLARMEEEDQQEQDEQHPSVEDEGNVKGGSMLKKPVSQSKAGTPGDKGSGTPGEKMVAPLGDYNNAVSKLTAALSSLQSDMQRLTEQQNQLMTKKGTPSSNKSWVIPASPKTSTPAPSNARMSRESTRDLNSASSSPSPSRRITNQTTPHKSPRVQRRAQSVPPKSPKHHQHSRPLDSKGPTLSRVLNAPQSVDRIPHLRRVNPWQSQVQTSSTFSFGDSENRDELRSSGPTPLTTPTLTPVPTPTPTPTPRLAADETLSEVGSNDDQSIFSMDLEAGPSHGPLGRKDEFIGGGCSSGAASECSFESDAPSGVLNGKRSSLIEISLSALRGDDVEEEDQVPDAFCDSMSDRAEQDMKGVGFFFKDDKVRPEDEMAQRRAALLEKQQKRAEEMKKRKLEQEKEKEKESNKPQWMIIEGWGNKGEDRPQTPGTPPASHTPPPEGTPQRRGDFTRQEYERRHQLKIMEDLDKVLRQKPTTVRGVKKQRPKTVFRDDSVLSHSPVKGFMGTRLNKVYSHSTMNLSSMANDSGGLTVRKSPSRSHSPSRLRSPGRMHAQNGERDWETGSAISSPASIPEYTGPKLYKEPSFKSNKFIIHNAITRCCLAGKVNEPQKNKIVEEMEKCAANHFLILFRDASCQFRAVYTMNPETEEMVRLTGIGPRIISLEMVESIYKYSSDRKQFTAIPSKTMSMSVDAITIPGHFWQKRPGTPKKLGTPK is encoded by the exons ATGGTGGACTCCCCTACTATGAGGAAGACCTTTGTAGTCCCAGACATAAAGCCATTGGATTTGTATGACTGTACTAAAGCAAAAATATGCGCAAGTGTCGGATGGCTATTGGCAAAGTCCTACGGGAGTGCAG AGAATGTACCTGCAGAACTGCGTGACCCCTTCTACTGTGACCAGTATGAGCAGGAGCACCTTAAACCTCCAGTCACACGCCTCCTCCAGTCCTCAGAGCTCTACTGCCGCACCTACAGCCTAATACTGGGTGGTCCTGGAGCCGAGTCTCAACCCAAAGACAATGCTGCCCTGGTGCAGCTCCTCACTCAGAGAGGCCTACTCTCCAAAGAACAGGACACACCACTGACTGATGCAGACCTTCGACATAAACCCATCAAAATG AGTGCTCACCTGGCAATGATAGATGCCCTGATGGATGTGGGTGCCATGGAGACGGTGACTGCGGTGAAGTCATGTGGCTCTGCGAAGCTACTGGGTGGAGCATCCAGCTGGGAGGATGCTCTTCTTAATTGGGTGAATGGG TTAAACCAGAAGTTGAGTGAAAGCACAGAAGCATCCCAGAATGACACGCCTCAGGCCATGACAGAGCCCCAACCTGTTCAACCCTCT cTCCGTTACAGGAAGGATAAAATTCTGTCCAAACAGAAGCCAATTTTTCCAGTGGTGAATGAAGTCAAAGACCTGTCCAGTGGTTGTGCTGTTGCTGCAGTCATACATTACTATTGCCCTGGCCTTCTTAGACTTGAAG ATGTTTGTATGAAGGAGTCTATGTCTGTAGCTGACAGCTTGTACAACCTGCACTTCATCCGGGAATTCTGTGATAGCTGtctgaggagctgctgtcatCTAGCGCTGGAGGACTTTCTATATGCACCACAAGAGCTTCAG GTGAACTTGCTGAGTTTCCTAGCAGAGTTGCTTAGCTGGTTCGAAGTACAACGGCCAGAATTTGTTCAGCCAATGGATACGTTAT gTGGATCCACAGCAGGCACACCGAGTACCTTGAGTGGTAACAG TACCTCCCCTTCTATCTTCAAGAAGCCTTTCCTTCCCATTTCCTCCCCTGCGTCAG AAGGAGTGGGAAAGACATGGAGCAAGAAACCTCTCAG CCGCCCCTTGTCAGCGGTGTCTTTTAGCATTCCCTTCGGCCTGGATAGTGATGTGGACATTGTGATGGGTAACCCTGTGATAACCCGCTCTGTGAGCTCAGACCAACTCAACCCAGCAGGCCAAAACATGACTCGGGTACCCTTCAGCCCTCCTGAAGACCTCAGCTACTTGCTGAGCAAACCCCCTGGACCCagtggtccacagagagcttcttGGGCCACCCAAACACCCAGTATTCCAAGGCTGGCAGAGGAGAACGGACTCGCAGCAAGTGAAGCAGGAGAACTGCCAACAATAGAAGAGGCTCTTCAAATTATCCACAACGAGAGCAAGATGGAGCCCCGTCTACACCCCGATGGTGCTCCTGATGGCTTCTACCTCCACTCTCCTGATGACCCTGCTAGTTCTAGACATAACAACAACTTAGCACCCATCAGCTGTTCTGCCCCCTCACGCTCAGGAATGATGTACAGGCCCTCAGGAGAGTCCAAGGAACCCACTCGCACCAGACACGCCTCTGAATGTTCACGTGATGATGACTCAGTTTTGAGAGATGGAAGTGTGGACTCGGATGCATCAGAGGACCTTCCTAAGGCCCAGTCCACTCCATCCACACCAGCTTCTGCTGCACAGTCTGCCAGAGGCCATGGCAAAGAGGCATCTGACAGTGGGGTAAAGATGACCAGCTTTGCAGAACgcaaaaagaaacagattaCAGATTCTCCCAAGGCCGGTGACCCCTCTTCTCCTCAGATGACAACATGGGCACAAAAGTCTGAAGAAAGCCCAGACAAGAGCCCACAACTCAGTAATGAAATGTCTGAGCTGGGGGTTAGGCTTGAGGAGAAGCGCAAGGCTATTGAAGCCCAGAAGAAACGCATTGAGGCCATTTTTGCAAAACACAGGCAAAGGCTTGGAAAGAGTGCTTTCCTGCAGTTAAAGAAAGAGCAGAATGAAGACGAAAACaaaggggaaggagaggagggccCAACCAGCACGTCATCCACGGAAGAAGACCTGTCTCGTTTGACACTAGAAGAAAGGCTAGCTAGAATGGAAGAGGAAGATCAACAGGAACAGGATGAACAGCACCCCTCAGTGGAGGATGAGGGTAATGTCAAAGGAGGATCAATGCTAAAGAAACCAGTAAGTCAGTCAAAGGCAGGAACACCAGGAGACAAGGGCTCTGGGACACCAGGGGAGAAAATGGTAGCTCCATTAGGGGACTATAACAATGCTGTGTCCAAACTTACTGCAGCTCTTAGCTCCCTGCAAAGTGACATGCAGCGACTCACTGAACAGCAAAACCAGTTAATGACAAAGAAAGGTACACCTTCTAGCAATAAATCCTGGGTTATTCCAGCCAGCCCTAAAACCTCAACGCCAGCCCCTTCCAATGCACGTATGTCACGGGAATCCACCCGAGATTTAAAttcagcctcctcctctccatctccatcacgCAGAATAACAAACCAAACCACACCCCATAAGTCTCCTCGAGTGCAACGTAGAGCTCAATCTGTGCCCCCAAAAAGCCCCAAACACCACCAACACAGTCGCCCCCTGGATTCAAAAGGTCCAACCCTGTCGAGGGTTCTCAATGCACCACAAAGTGTGGACCGCATTCCCCACCTTCGTCGTGTAAATCCATGGCAATCCCAAGTCCAAACTTCATCTACATTCTCCTTTGGTGATTCTGAAAACCGAGATGAGTTGCGTTCATCTGGACCAACTCCTCTCACTACGCCAACACTGACCCCTGTACCAACTCCAACACCTACCCCAACTCCCCGTCTTGCTGCAGATGAGACGCTGTCAGAGGTGGGCTCCAATGATGATCAGAGTATATTTAGCATGGACTTGGAGGCAGGGCCTTCGCATGGCCCTCTGGGTAGAAAGGATGAGTTTATAGGTGGGGGTTGCAGCTCTGGTGCTGCATCAGAGTGCTCCTTTGAGAGCGATGCCCCTTCAGGAGTGCTGAACGGTAAACGCAGTAGCCTGATAGAGATTTCACTGTCTGCTCTACGGGGAGATGATGTTGAGGAGGAAGACCAAGTACCTGATGCTTTCTGTGACTCAATGAGTGACCGGGCAGAGCAGGATATGAAAGGAGTTGGTTTCTTTTTCAAG GATGACAAGGTACGCCCGGAAGATGAGATGGCCCAGCGAAGAGCAGCATTGCTGGAGAAACAGCAGAAGAGAGCAGAAGAGATGAAGAAACGCAAACTGgagcaggaaaaagaaaaagaaaaagagtcaaa CAAACCTCAGTGGATGATCATAGAGGGCTGGGGGAATAAGGGCGAGGACAGACCCCAGACCCCGGGAACCCCTCCAGCATCACACACACCACCCCCAGAGGGGACTCCACAGCGCAGAGGAGACTTCACGAGGCAGGAGTATGAGAGGAGGCATCAGCTGAAGATCATGGAGGATTTGGACAAAGTGCTGAGACAGAAACCCACCACAGTTCGGGGTGTCAAGAAGCAGAGACCCAAGACTGTGTTCAGGGAtgactctgtcctctctcatAGCCCTGTTAAGGGATTCATGG GAACCAGGCTGAACAAAGTTTACTCCCACTCAACTATGAACCTGTCATCCATGGCTAATGACTCAGGAGGTCTGACTGTCAGGAAGTCTCCCAG CCGTTCACATTCTCCCTCCCGGCTCAGGTCACCAGGACGAATGCATGCTCAGaatggagagagagactggGAGACTGGCTCAGCTATTTCCTCCCCTGCCTCAATCCCAGAATACACCG GACCAAAGCTCTACAAGGAGCCTAGCTTTAAGTCCAACAAGTTTATCATCCATAATGCAATCACTCGCTGCTGCCTGGCCGGCAAGGTCAATGaaccacagaaaaacaagattgTAGAG GAAATGGAGAAATGCGCTGCAAACCACTTCCTCATCCTGTTCAGAGATgcaagctgccagttcagggcGGTTTACACCATGAACCCCGAAACTGAGGAGATGGTACGGCTCACTGGGATTGGTCCCAGGATTATCTCACTTGAGATGGTTGAATCCATTTACAAGTACAGCTCTGACCGCAAACAGTTCACTGCCATCCCGTCCAAAACCATGTCCATGAGTGTTGACGCCATTACTATCCCCGGTCACTTTTGGCAAAAGCGCCCAGGAACTCCCAAGAAACTGGGCAccccaaaataa
- the camsap3 gene encoding calmodulin-regulated spectrin-associated protein 3 isoform X3 produces MVDSPTMRKTFVVPDIKPLDLYDCTKAKICASVGWLLAKSYGSAENVPAELRDPFYCDQYEQEHLKPPVTRLLQSSELYCRTYSLILGGPGAESQPKDNAALVQLLTQRGLLSKEQDTPLTDADLRHKPIKMSAHLAMIDALMDVGAMETVTAVKSCGSAKLLGGASSWEDALLNWVNGLNQKLSESTEASQNDTPQAMTEPQPVQPSLRYRKDKILSKQKPIFPVVNEVKDLSSGCAVAAVIHYYCPGLLRLEDVCMKESMSVADSLYNLHFIREFCDSCLRSCCHLALEDFLYAPQELQVNLLSFLAELLSWFEVQRPEFVQPMDTLCGSTAGTPSTLSGNSTSPSIFKKPFLPISSPASGVGKTWSKKPLSRPLSAVSFSIPFGLDSDVDIVMGNPVITRSVSSDQLNPAGQNMTRVPFSPPEDLSYLLSKPPGPSGPQRASWATQTPSIPRLAEENGLAASEAGELPTIEEALQIIHNESKMEPRLHPDGAPDGFYLHSPDDPASSRHNNNLAPISCSAPSRSGMMYRPSGESKEPTRTRHASECSRDDDSVLRDGSVDSDASEDLPKAQSTPSTPASAAQSARGHGKEASDSGVKMTSFAERKKKQITDSPKAGDPSSPQMTTWAQKSEESPDKSPQLSNEMSELGVRLEEKRKAIEAQKKRIEAIFAKHRQRLGKSAFLQLKKEQNEDENKGEGEEGPTSTSSTEEDLSRLTLEERLARMEEEDQQEQDEQHPSVEDEGNVKGGSMLKKPVSQSKAGTPGDKGSGTPGEKMVAPLGDYNNAVSKLTAALSSLQSDMQRLTEQQNQLMTKKGTPSSNKSWVIPASPKTSTPAPSNARMSRESTRDLNSASSSPSPSRRITNQTTPHKSPRVQRRAQSVPPKSPKHHQHSRPLDSKGPTLSRVLNAPQSVDRIPHLRRVNPWQSQVQTSSTFSFGDSENRDELRSSGPTPLTTPTLTPVPTPTPTPTPRLAADETLSEVGSNDDQSIFSMDLEAGPSHGPLGRKDEFIGGGCSSGAASECSFESDAPSGVLNGKRSSLIEISLSALRGDDVEEEDQVPDAFCDSMSDRAEQDMKGVGFFFKDDKVRPEDEMAQRRAALLEKQQKRAEEMKKRKLEQEKEKEKESNKPQWMIIEGWGNKGEDRPQTPGTPPASHTPPPEGTPQRRGDFTRQEYERRHQLKIMEDLDKVLRQKPTTVRGVKKQRPKTVFRDDSVLSHSPVKGFMGTRLNKVYSHSTMNLSSMANDSGGLTVRKSPSRSHSPSRLRSPGRMHAQNGERDWETGSAISSPASIPEYTGPKLYKEPSFKSNKFIIHNAITRCCLAGKVNEPQKNKIVEEMEKCAANHFLILFRDASCQFRAVYTMNPETEEMVRLTGIGPRIISLEMVESIYKYSSDRKQFTAIPSKTMSMSVDAITIPGHFWQKRPGTPKKLGTPK; encoded by the exons ATGGTGGACTCCCCTACTATGAGGAAGACCTTTGTAGTCCCAGACATAAAGCCATTGGATTTGTATGACTGTACTAAAGCAAAAATATGCGCAAGTGTCGGATGGCTATTGGCAAAGTCCTACGGGAGTGCAG AGAATGTACCTGCAGAACTGCGTGACCCCTTCTACTGTGACCAGTATGAGCAGGAGCACCTTAAACCTCCAGTCACACGCCTCCTCCAGTCCTCAGAGCTCTACTGCCGCACCTACAGCCTAATACTGGGTGGTCCTGGAGCCGAGTCTCAACCCAAAGACAATGCTGCCCTGGTGCAGCTCCTCACTCAGAGAGGCCTACTCTCCAAAGAACAGGACACACCACTGACTGATGCAGACCTTCGACATAAACCCATCAAAATG AGTGCTCACCTGGCAATGATAGATGCCCTGATGGATGTGGGTGCCATGGAGACGGTGACTGCGGTGAAGTCATGTGGCTCTGCGAAGCTACTGGGTGGAGCATCCAGCTGGGAGGATGCTCTTCTTAATTGGGTGAATGGG TTAAACCAGAAGTTGAGTGAAAGCACAGAAGCATCCCAGAATGACACGCCTCAGGCCATGACAGAGCCCCAACCTGTTCAACCCTCT cTCCGTTACAGGAAGGATAAAATTCTGTCCAAACAGAAGCCAATTTTTCCAGTGGTGAATGAAGTCAAAGACCTGTCCAGTGGTTGTGCTGTTGCTGCAGTCATACATTACTATTGCCCTGGCCTTCTTAGACTTGAAG ATGTTTGTATGAAGGAGTCTATGTCTGTAGCTGACAGCTTGTACAACCTGCACTTCATCCGGGAATTCTGTGATAGCTGtctgaggagctgctgtcatCTAGCGCTGGAGGACTTTCTATATGCACCACAAGAGCTTCAG GTGAACTTGCTGAGTTTCCTAGCAGAGTTGCTTAGCTGGTTCGAAGTACAACGGCCAGAATTTGTTCAGCCAATGGATACGTTAT gTGGATCCACAGCAGGCACACCGAGTACCTTGAGTGGTAACAG TACCTCCCCTTCTATCTTCAAGAAGCCTTTCCTTCCCATTTCCTCCCCTGCGTCAG GAGTGGGAAAGACATGGAGCAAGAAACCTCTCAG CCGCCCCTTGTCAGCGGTGTCTTTTAGCATTCCCTTCGGCCTGGATAGTGATGTGGACATTGTGATGGGTAACCCTGTGATAACCCGCTCTGTGAGCTCAGACCAACTCAACCCAGCAGGCCAAAACATGACTCGGGTACCCTTCAGCCCTCCTGAAGACCTCAGCTACTTGCTGAGCAAACCCCCTGGACCCagtggtccacagagagcttcttGGGCCACCCAAACACCCAGTATTCCAAGGCTGGCAGAGGAGAACGGACTCGCAGCAAGTGAAGCAGGAGAACTGCCAACAATAGAAGAGGCTCTTCAAATTATCCACAACGAGAGCAAGATGGAGCCCCGTCTACACCCCGATGGTGCTCCTGATGGCTTCTACCTCCACTCTCCTGATGACCCTGCTAGTTCTAGACATAACAACAACTTAGCACCCATCAGCTGTTCTGCCCCCTCACGCTCAGGAATGATGTACAGGCCCTCAGGAGAGTCCAAGGAACCCACTCGCACCAGACACGCCTCTGAATGTTCACGTGATGATGACTCAGTTTTGAGAGATGGAAGTGTGGACTCGGATGCATCAGAGGACCTTCCTAAGGCCCAGTCCACTCCATCCACACCAGCTTCTGCTGCACAGTCTGCCAGAGGCCATGGCAAAGAGGCATCTGACAGTGGGGTAAAGATGACCAGCTTTGCAGAACgcaaaaagaaacagattaCAGATTCTCCCAAGGCCGGTGACCCCTCTTCTCCTCAGATGACAACATGGGCACAAAAGTCTGAAGAAAGCCCAGACAAGAGCCCACAACTCAGTAATGAAATGTCTGAGCTGGGGGTTAGGCTTGAGGAGAAGCGCAAGGCTATTGAAGCCCAGAAGAAACGCATTGAGGCCATTTTTGCAAAACACAGGCAAAGGCTTGGAAAGAGTGCTTTCCTGCAGTTAAAGAAAGAGCAGAATGAAGACGAAAACaaaggggaaggagaggagggccCAACCAGCACGTCATCCACGGAAGAAGACCTGTCTCGTTTGACACTAGAAGAAAGGCTAGCTAGAATGGAAGAGGAAGATCAACAGGAACAGGATGAACAGCACCCCTCAGTGGAGGATGAGGGTAATGTCAAAGGAGGATCAATGCTAAAGAAACCAGTAAGTCAGTCAAAGGCAGGAACACCAGGAGACAAGGGCTCTGGGACACCAGGGGAGAAAATGGTAGCTCCATTAGGGGACTATAACAATGCTGTGTCCAAACTTACTGCAGCTCTTAGCTCCCTGCAAAGTGACATGCAGCGACTCACTGAACAGCAAAACCAGTTAATGACAAAGAAAGGTACACCTTCTAGCAATAAATCCTGGGTTATTCCAGCCAGCCCTAAAACCTCAACGCCAGCCCCTTCCAATGCACGTATGTCACGGGAATCCACCCGAGATTTAAAttcagcctcctcctctccatctccatcacgCAGAATAACAAACCAAACCACACCCCATAAGTCTCCTCGAGTGCAACGTAGAGCTCAATCTGTGCCCCCAAAAAGCCCCAAACACCACCAACACAGTCGCCCCCTGGATTCAAAAGGTCCAACCCTGTCGAGGGTTCTCAATGCACCACAAAGTGTGGACCGCATTCCCCACCTTCGTCGTGTAAATCCATGGCAATCCCAAGTCCAAACTTCATCTACATTCTCCTTTGGTGATTCTGAAAACCGAGATGAGTTGCGTTCATCTGGACCAACTCCTCTCACTACGCCAACACTGACCCCTGTACCAACTCCAACACCTACCCCAACTCCCCGTCTTGCTGCAGATGAGACGCTGTCAGAGGTGGGCTCCAATGATGATCAGAGTATATTTAGCATGGACTTGGAGGCAGGGCCTTCGCATGGCCCTCTGGGTAGAAAGGATGAGTTTATAGGTGGGGGTTGCAGCTCTGGTGCTGCATCAGAGTGCTCCTTTGAGAGCGATGCCCCTTCAGGAGTGCTGAACGGTAAACGCAGTAGCCTGATAGAGATTTCACTGTCTGCTCTACGGGGAGATGATGTTGAGGAGGAAGACCAAGTACCTGATGCTTTCTGTGACTCAATGAGTGACCGGGCAGAGCAGGATATGAAAGGAGTTGGTTTCTTTTTCAAG GATGACAAGGTACGCCCGGAAGATGAGATGGCCCAGCGAAGAGCAGCATTGCTGGAGAAACAGCAGAAGAGAGCAGAAGAGATGAAGAAACGCAAACTGgagcaggaaaaagaaaaagaaaaagagtcaaa CAAACCTCAGTGGATGATCATAGAGGGCTGGGGGAATAAGGGCGAGGACAGACCCCAGACCCCGGGAACCCCTCCAGCATCACACACACCACCCCCAGAGGGGACTCCACAGCGCAGAGGAGACTTCACGAGGCAGGAGTATGAGAGGAGGCATCAGCTGAAGATCATGGAGGATTTGGACAAAGTGCTGAGACAGAAACCCACCACAGTTCGGGGTGTCAAGAAGCAGAGACCCAAGACTGTGTTCAGGGAtgactctgtcctctctcatAGCCCTGTTAAGGGATTCATGG GAACCAGGCTGAACAAAGTTTACTCCCACTCAACTATGAACCTGTCATCCATGGCTAATGACTCAGGAGGTCTGACTGTCAGGAAGTCTCCCAG CCGTTCACATTCTCCCTCCCGGCTCAGGTCACCAGGACGAATGCATGCTCAGaatggagagagagactggGAGACTGGCTCAGCTATTTCCTCCCCTGCCTCAATCCCAGAATACACCG GACCAAAGCTCTACAAGGAGCCTAGCTTTAAGTCCAACAAGTTTATCATCCATAATGCAATCACTCGCTGCTGCCTGGCCGGCAAGGTCAATGaaccacagaaaaacaagattgTAGAG GAAATGGAGAAATGCGCTGCAAACCACTTCCTCATCCTGTTCAGAGATgcaagctgccagttcagggcGGTTTACACCATGAACCCCGAAACTGAGGAGATGGTACGGCTCACTGGGATTGGTCCCAGGATTATCTCACTTGAGATGGTTGAATCCATTTACAAGTACAGCTCTGACCGCAAACAGTTCACTGCCATCCCGTCCAAAACCATGTCCATGAGTGTTGACGCCATTACTATCCCCGGTCACTTTTGGCAAAAGCGCCCAGGAACTCCCAAGAAACTGGGCAccccaaaataa